A region of Gemmatimonadota bacterium DNA encodes the following proteins:
- a CDS encoding ABC transporter permease — MLNLTDTGLVFLRELRGALRERSIVINVVLVPLFMYPVLLWLAYTGLSFVIGQTENFTARVMIVGDVREDAALVREIEAADRIDRLDRVERVERLESVNRMDRMDQADQADRAGPVTAAPMEAAEDAIRDGRLDLLVELAPRDGGNADDIEVRITGDSSKDRSRIAMSRVEDVVNRHRTAYLERAGRERGLSGPAYQMIWIERENVSSSRDMGRFILGMAVPILVIIMLIVGGMYPALDATAGERERSTWETTLTAATDHMNVLAGKYLYVAALSTTAGMLNFLAMSLSMRTLMAPLLGDRIQDLSFTIPWSAVPLIFVVILLLALFVSAFLMVVASFARTFKDAQSLAGPFVTVMILVPAVFMQFPGLELTTWLACVPIINVCLVFREAIGGVYHWPQIGLTLLMEVLYIWIILRIAAAITRYEDIMTGSYEGGLGGFLKHRLLRRNPSRGWQP, encoded by the coding sequence TTGCTCAATCTCACCGATACCGGTCTCGTTTTCCTCCGCGAACTCCGCGGCGCCCTGCGTGAACGCTCCATCGTCATCAACGTCGTCCTGGTGCCCCTGTTCATGTACCCGGTCCTCCTCTGGCTGGCCTACACGGGGCTGTCATTCGTCATCGGCCAGACGGAGAACTTCACGGCCCGCGTGATGATCGTGGGCGACGTGAGAGAAGACGCTGCACTCGTCCGCGAAATCGAGGCCGCGGACCGCATAGACCGCCTGGACCGCGTGGAACGCGTGGAACGCCTTGAAAGCGTGAACCGCATGGATCGCATGGACCAGGCAGACCAGGCGGACCGTGCCGGTCCTGTGACGGCCGCGCCCATGGAAGCCGCCGAGGACGCGATTCGCGACGGCCGGCTGGATCTCCTGGTCGAACTCGCTCCGCGCGACGGGGGAAACGCGGACGACATCGAAGTCCGGATCACCGGCGACTCGTCGAAGGACCGGAGCCGGATCGCCATGAGCCGGGTCGAAGACGTCGTCAACCGCCACCGGACGGCCTACCTGGAAAGGGCGGGCAGGGAACGAGGGCTGTCCGGTCCGGCCTACCAGATGATCTGGATCGAACGGGAGAACGTATCCTCCAGCCGGGACATGGGACGTTTCATCCTGGGGATGGCGGTGCCCATCCTCGTCATCATCATGCTGATCGTGGGCGGCATGTACCCCGCCCTGGACGCGACGGCCGGAGAACGCGAGCGTTCCACCTGGGAGACCACGTTGACGGCGGCGACGGACCACATGAACGTCCTCGCGGGAAAGTACCTGTACGTGGCCGCGCTTTCGACCACGGCCGGCATGCTGAACTTCCTGGCCATGAGCCTCTCCATGCGCACCCTCATGGCGCCGCTCCTGGGCGACCGGATCCAGGACCTGAGCTTCACGATCCCGTGGTCCGCCGTTCCGCTGATCTTCGTGGTAATCTTGCTTCTCGCCCTGTTCGTCTCGGCCTTCCTCATGGTCGTGGCCAGCTTCGCCCGGACGTTCAAGGACGCCCAGTCCCTGGCGGGTCCCTTCGTAACCGTCATGATCCTGGTACCGGCGGTCTTCATGCAGTTCCCCGGCCTGGAACTCACGACCTGGCTGGCCTGCGTGCCCATCATAAACGTCTGCCTGGTGTTCCGGGAGGCCATAGGCGGGGTCTATCACTGGCCCCAGATCGGCCTCACCCTGCTGATGGAAGTCCTGTACATCTGGATCATTCTGCGGATCGCCGCGGCGATCACCCGCTACGAAGACATCATGACCGGCAGCTATGAAGGCGGACTGGGCGGTTTCCTGAAACACCGGCTTCTGCGCCGCAACCCCTCAAGAGGATGGCAACCGTGA